The sequence ACCGCCCGCTGGATCAGCTCCGGCTCCAGGTGATCGGCGAACAGGCCGAGCATCTCGGCCTCGCTCTTGATGTATTCCGTGCCGGTGTAGCGCAGCCGCTTCTCATCGCTGATCAGCTTGCCGGTGAGCACGCACAGCAGGGCATCATGGGCCTCCACATCCCCCACGCTGAGGTAGTGGGCGTCGTTGGTGGCGATCAGCTCAATGCCCAGCTCGGCGCCGATGCGGGCGATGCCGCTGTTGACGATGCGGTCTTCAAGGCCGCCGTGGTCCTGGATCTCGAGGTAGAAGTCGTCGCCGAACACCTCCTGGTACCAGGCCGCCACCTCGCGGGCCACCTCGGGCCGGCCCCGCAGGATCGCCTGGGGGATCTCGCCGCCCAGGCAGGCCGTGGCCACGATCAGCCCCTCGCTGTGCTGGCGCAGCAGCTGCTTGTCGATGCAGGCCCTCGCGAAGATGCCCCGGCCGCGCATGCCGCGCAGGTGGCTGAGGGAGGTGAGCTTCACCAGATTGCGGTAGCCCACCGCGTTCTTGGCCAGCACCACCAGGTGATACCGCCGCTCCTTCTTGGGCGGGTTGGGATCGTCCAGAGAGCCGTTGATCACGTACATCTCATTGCCGATGATCGGCTTGATGCTGGCCTTGGCGCAGAGCTTCAGCAGTTCAATGGCGCCATACATGACGCCGTGGTCGGTGAGGGCCAGGGCCGGCATGCCCAGGGCCACGGCCCGCTCCACCATGGCCGGCAGCTGGCTGGCCCCATCCAGAAGGCTGTAGTCGCTGTGGTTGTGGAGGGGGACGAAGGCCACGGACAACCGCATCTGTGGTGGTCAGAGTAGGGCCGCACCACCAGATCTGGGGTGGTGCAGTTCAGACGGCCAGGGCCGCCTCGGGACGGCGCTCCATGACCCTGGCGGCCAGCTCGTAGTGGTGCGCCACCTGCAGCAGCAGACCCTCCTCCAGCACATTGGTGATCAGCTGCACGCCGATCGGCAGGCCGCGCTCGTCAAAGCCGCAGGGCAGGCTGATCGCCGGCAGGCCGGCCATGTTGGCCGGGATCGTGAGCAGGTCGGCCAGGTACATGGCCAGGGGGTCGTCGGTGTGGGCGCCGAAGCCGAAGGCGGTGGTGGGGGAGGTGGGGGTGAGCAGCACATCCACCGCCTCGAAGGCCCGGTCGAAGTCGCGCCGGATCAGGGTGCGCACCTGCTGGGCCTTCTTGTAGTAGGCATCCACATAGCCGGCCGAGAGGGCGTAGGTGCCGATCAGGATGCGGCGCTGCACTTCATCGCCGAAGCCCTCGGCGCGGCTGCGGGCGGTCATCTCGGCCAGGTTGGCGGCCCCTTCGGCCCGATAGCCATACTTGACGCCGTCGTAGCGGGCCAGGTTGGCCGAGGCCTCCGACGGGGCAATCACGTAGTAGGTGGCGATGCCGTCGTTGAAGCGGGGGCAGCTCACCTCCACCAGCTCGCAGCCCTGCCGCTCCAGGGTGGCGGCGGCCTCCAGCACCGACGCCTTCACCTCGGGGGCCAGGCCCTCGGCCTCCAGGCACTCGCGCACGATGCCCACCCGCAGCCCCGCCACCGGCTGCTGCAGCGCGGCGCGGTAGTCGGGCACCGGCAGGCGCAGGCAGGTGGAGTCGCGGGGATCGGGGCCGGCGATCACCTGCAGCAGTTCCGCCGCATCGGCAACGCTGCGGCTGAAGGGGCCCACCTGATCCAGGGAGCTGGCGAAGGCCACCAGCCCGTAGCGGCTGACGCGGCCGTAGGTGGGCTTCAACCCCACCACGCCGCAGAAGGAGGCGGGCTGACGGATCGAACCGCCCGTGTCGGAGCCGAGGGCACCGAGGCACTCGCCGGCGGCCACGGCGGCGGCGCTGCCACCCGAACTGCCACCAGGAACCGTCTCGGGGTTCCAGGGGTTGTGGCTGGGCCCGAAGGCGGAGGTCTCGGTGGAGCTGCCCATGGCGAACTCATCGAGATTGGTCTTGCCGACCAGCACCGCGCCGGCCTGCCAGAGCCGTTCGGTCACGGTGGACTCGTAGGGCGGCACGAAGCCCTCCAGCATGCGGCTGGAGCAGGTGGTGGCGATGCCGGCGGTGCAGAGGTTGTCCTTGATCGCCAGCGGAATCCCGGCCAGGGGCGGCAGCGGCTCGCCCGCGGCCCGGGCGGCATCGACGCGGTCGGCATCGGCCCGGGCCCGTTCAGCCGTCACGGCGAGGAAGGCCTTCACGGTGCCGTCCACCGCGTCGATCCGGGCCAGGTGGCGGTCCGTGAGCTCCCGGGCCGACACCTCGCCCCGCTCCAGCTGCCCACGCCATTCGGCGATACCCATCCAACCGCTCAGGTGCTTGCGGCGACGCTATCAGCCAACCTCAGTGAGCGGCTCGCCGCGGCGGAGGCGCAGCAGCTGCACGTCCAGGGAACCGGGCGCTTCGGCCTGCAGGTCGGCCACAAAGGCCGGCAGCCGGGCCTCGAGGCTGCTGCGCCGCAGAAAGGGGCCGAACCAGTACGTGACCTCGGGAGACTGGGTACGAACCCTTCCCCACCAGGCCAGACCCAGACCGTTGGCGCAGCTGCGCAAAGGCCAGAGCAGCAGGTTCATGCACAGAAGCCTCTCAAGCGCCCATTGTGCCCCTCCGCTGGGACGGCTCCTCCCAGACCGGGCTCAGAGGGTGATGTCGGAGCCGAAGGCCGGATCGGAGCGGGGGGAAGCGTCCGCCTGCACCAGCTCGGGAGTGGCTTGGGGCAACTCCGGAACGGGCCGCTCAGGGGGCTCGGAGCTGGGCTCAGCCATGGGCTGGGGCCCAGAGCTGGGCTCAGACAGGACTTCGGGCTGCTCCACGGAATCGGCCTGGATCAGCCCTTCTGACTCGAGCACCGACGACACCTCTGAGAGAGCCTCTGGCAAGGCTGCCGAGAGCTCCTGCGGTTCGGTCGCCTCAGGCGCAACCCACTCCAGGGCCTGTTCCTCAGCAGGAGTCGCATCGAGAGCAGAGGGCTGGGCCTCGGCGAGCGGCTGGGGCACCGGCAGCTGGGGCCGACGCAGCCGGGGCGCGGGTTGGCCCCCCTTGAGGCCCTGCATCCAGCCGCGGCGGGCCACCTCGTACAGCAACATCGCCGTGGCCACCGAGGCGTTGAGGCTGGGGGTGGCGCCCCGCAGCGGGATGCTCACCAGCTGGTCGCAATGCTTGCGGGTGAGCATCGCCAGGCCGTCGGATTCGGAACCGGTGACGATCACCAGCGGACCCTCCAGGTCGGCCTGCTCCAGGCTCACCGTGCCCTCGGACGCCAGGCCCACCACGCGGTAGCCCTCCTCCTTCAGGGTCTCGAGGGCCCGGTTGAGGTTCACCACCCGGGCTACCGGCAGGTGCTCCAGGGCGCCGGCGGCCACCTTGGCCACCGAGCCGGTCAGGCCGGCACTGCGGCGTTGGGGCAGCACCATGCCGTGGGCTCCCAGGGCCTCGGCGCTGCGGGCGATGGCGCCGAGATTGTGGGGGTCGGTGATGCCATCGAGGGCCATCAGCAAGGGCGGCTCGCCCACCGTGCGGCAGCCCTCGATCAGGGAGGTGAGGTCGAGGGTTTCGGCGGCAGCGACCTGCAGCACGATGCCCTGGTGCACGGCGCCGCCGGTGAGCTGGCCGAGCCGGGCCCAGGTGACCTCCTCCACCAGCACACCCGAGGCCTTGGCCTCCCGCAGCAACTGCAGAAAGCGTGGGCTGAAGCGCAGCTCCGGCGTGCACCAGATGCGGTGCACCGGCCGACCGCCCTCCAGGGCCGCCTGGGCTGGATGGCGGCCCCAGATCAGGTCATCTGGGGTCCTGTCCTCGCCATGGCGCTCGGCCTCCGGCAGGGGACGGGCCTGGTCGGCGTCCACCGCCACCACCCGGGCGGGGCGTTCGGAGCTTCCGGGGCGACGTGGGCCGCTATAGCTGCGGGCCGGACCACGGCTGCTGCTCTCACGGCGGGCGGGCGGGCGGCTCCAGTCGCGGCTGCCGCCGGCGGCGGCGCCGTCTCGGGGCGGCCCCTCCCGGTTCCAGCTGGAACGGCCCGCGCTGCCAGGGCGATCCGGACTGCGGCGCGAGAAGGAGCTGCGCTCCCCCTGGCTGCGGGGGCCTCCGAGCCGGCGGGCGGCCGCAGGACGGGCGCGCTCCCAGCCCGAGTCGGCTGCTCGGCTGCGACCTTCCGCCGCGTCGTCCCGGCCAGGGCGACTGCCCTCGCGGGGCCCCTCTCTGGAGCCCCCCTTGGAGCGCTCCCGGTCGCGGCCATACAGACGCCCTCCATCCCGGCCCGGGCGCGCGGCCCCTCGGCCCCCACTGCCCGTCCGCTTGTCCGGACGGCGATCAAATCGAGGGCTCATGGTCTGTGCGATCAGGGGTTGTGGTGCTGCAAGTGATCTAGCAGCACGACCAGCCGGGCCGGATCGTGCAGGAACAGCCAGCCCAGCAAGGCCTCAAAACCCGTGGCCCTGGCATAGGTGGCTGGGTCGCTGCCGCGCGGTCCGCGGCCGGCGCGGTTGCGGGCCCGGCGCACCAGATCCGCTTCCGCCGGCGTCAGCCGAGGCTCCAGCTTGGCCAGCAGCCGTGCCTGGGCTTCAGCGCGCACCTCGTCCACCACCTGCCGATGCAGATCCCTGGCCCGGCCCGGCGTGCGGCAGCGCTCCAGCCGCTGGTGCAGTTCCCACACGGCATCGCCGAGCCAGGCCAGCTGCAGCGGGCCCAGGTCTGAGTCAGGGGGGCGGGCCTGCAGATCCGCCAACCAGCTCAACCGGGCTGGGACGGCCGGCTCAGGGGGCGAGGCGCTCAAGGGCTGTGGGCAGGTCGGGCTGCAGGTGCAGGAACTCCTCGAGGCGCACCAGCTTCACGGTCTGCACCACCCGTGCATTGCCCACCACCAGGAACTGCTGCTTGTCGGTGTTGCACTGTTTGGCGAGCTGCACCAGGGCGCCGAGTCCTGAGGAATCGATGAAGTCGATGCTGCTCAGATCAACCACCAGGGGCTGGCCCGGGCTGCGGTGCTCGGCGATGAACGTGCCGAATTGCTTGTCGGAATAGGCATCCAGCTGGCCCGTGAAACGGAACAACTGACAGCGGGCCTGCTGCTCAAAGCCGCCGCGAAGAGACACCGTGAGACGCTGCAGGTCGGTGATAGCACTGCCCCCAAGACGTGACTGCGGGGAGTGTAGAGAGGTCCACCGCTCTTGCAGCAAGCCACAACAAAAGTGCGCCTGGGCTGGGGCTTCAGGCCCGGCGCTCGGCCATCAGGCCGGCGAAGCGGCCGAAGTGATGGTCGGCGTCGTGAGGGCCCGGGCTGGCCTCCGGGTGGTACTGGATGCCGAACACCGGCTGGTCGCGCAGGGCCAGAGCGGCCAGGGTGCCGTCGTTGAGGTTGAGGTGGGTGATCGACACCCGCTCCGGCGGCAGGGAGTCGGCCGCGATGGCAAAACCGTGGTTCTGGCTGGTGATCTCCACCTGGCCCGGACTGCCGCAGGGATGGTTGAGGCCCCGGTGCCCGTAGCCGAGCTTGAAGCTGCGTCCCCCCAGCGCCAGGGCCAGGATCTGGTGGCCCATGCAGATGCCGAACAGGGGCAGATCGGCCTGCTTCAGGAGGCCCGTCACCAGCTCCACGCCCGTGGTGACGGCCGCGGGGTCGCCGGGGCCATTGGAGAGGAACACCCCCTCGGGGCGGTGGGCCAGCACCTGCTCCAGGGTGGAGCTGGAGGGCAGCACGGTGACGTCGCAGCCGTGGGCCACGAGGCGATCGAGGATGGCGCGCTTGATGCCGAAATCGATCGCCACCACCCGGTAGCGCTGGTCGGGGCTGGGCTGGAGCCGCTCGTCGAAGCCGGCCTGGCAGGTGGAGGTCCAGGTGTAGGGCTCAGGGGTGCTGACCCTGGAGGCCAGATCCAGCCCCTCCATCGACGGTGCCGCCGTGATCTTGGCCAGCAGTTCCTGGGCAGAGCGGCCATCGCTGCTGATCGCCCCATTGATCGCTCCGCCTTCGCGCAGATGGCGCACCAGGGCCCGGGTGTCAACGCCACGGATGCCCACCACGCCGTGCTGCTGCAGCCAGGAGTCGAGGCTGGCCTCGGCCCGCCAGTTGCTGGCCACGGGCGCCAGCTGGCGGGCGATCACGCCGCGCACATGGGGCCGGGGGGCTTCCTGATCGGCGGCGTTGACGCCGGTGTTGCCCAGTTCGGGGTAGGTGAAGGTCACGAGCTGGCCGGAGTAGCTCGGATCGGTCATCACCTCCTGGTAACCGGTCATGCCGGTGTTGAACACCACCTCGCCGATGGCCGTGCCCACGGCGCCGAAGGCCTCACCGCGCAACAGGGTGCCGTCGGCGAGCACCAGCAGGGCCGCGCGCGGGGAAGCGGTCATGGCCTCGGGCAGAGCGGTGTCGAGAAGGGCGGTGTCGGGCACGGGCTGGCGGACGGAGGGTGGCGGGAAGCAACGGGCGCAGCGGAAGCGTTCTCCCTGCATCGATCATGCCCTGGGTCACCACCGCCGCCGGTGTGCATGGGCACTTCAGGGCTCAGCGGGGCTCAGCCCGGTGCCAGGGCCTCCTGCAGGGCCTCGAGGCTGCGCCAGGCGGCGCCGTCGGCCAGCGCCCGCCGGGCCGGTTCACAGCCCGCTGCCGGGGTCTCGCTCAGGCCGGCCGCCCACAGCACCAGGGCGGCATTGAGAACCACCACATCGCGCTGGGGCTGGCTGCCCCGGCCCTGCAGCACCGCTTCGAGAATGGCCCGGTTGGTGGCCAGATCGCCACCCGCCAGCGCCGTGATCGGGGCGCTGGCCATGCCGAGCGCTTCCGGGTCGAGCCACTCATGGCGCACCTGGCCGTCTTCCACCAGCCGCAGGTCATTCACCCCGGCCAGGGAGGCCTCATCGAGCCCGCCGGCCCCATGCACCACCACGGCCCGGCGCAGGCCGAGGCGGGCCAGGGCGCCGGCCATCGGGTCGAGCAGGTCGGCGCGGGCCACCCCCAGCACCTGGGCCTGCGGCCGCAGCGGATTCACCAGGGGCCCCAGCAGGTTGAACACGGTGCGCACCCCCAGGCTGCGGCGCAGGGGGGCCAGACCCACCAGGGCGGGGTGCCAGCCGGGGGCAAACAGAAAGGTGAGTCCGGCCCGGGGCAGGGCGGCCAGCACCTGCTCCTGCGGCGCCTGCAGGTGGATGCCCAGGGCCTCCAGCACGTCCGCCGAGCCGACCCGACCACTGGCGCTGCGGTTGCCGTGCTTGGCCACGGCCGCACCGCAGGCGGCGGCCACGAAGGCCACCGCGGTGGAGATGTTGAAGCTGTCGGCGCCGTCGCCACCGGTGCCGCAGGTGTCCACCAGCGCCAGGGCCGGCCGCGGCAGCTGCAGGGCGCAGGCCTCCAGCAGCACCTCAGCCATCGCCGCCAGTTCCTCCGCCTCCACCCCCTTGGCCCGCAGGGCGGCCAGCAGGGCGCCGGTGAGCACCGCTGGTATCTGCTCATCCAGCCAGCCGCGCATCAGGGCCGTGGCCTGCTGCGCCGACAGGGCCTCGCCGGCCAGCAGCTGCTCCAGCAAAGCGCTCCAGGCGGCCGGGCTGCCCGACGCAGCGGAACCGGAAGACGGACTGGCAGGAGGGGGAGTGGCGGCCATGGCTGGGCAGAAATCGGCAAGAAAAAGCCCGGGTGCAGAGCACTCCGGGCCGGGTGATGGGGACCCACCCACTATCACCCGAAGCGGGGCTCTCCGGGACACACCCATGCCGCAACATGCTCAGCCCAGGACCAGCTGACAGGCGAACAGGCCCTCGGGCCGAGCCGTGAGCACCTGGGGCCAGGGGCCTCAGCTCTCTTGGGCGGAGGTGTCAAAGCCCGATCCCACGGCCTCGCCGCCGCTGGGCGATGGCCGGAAGTCGGCGGCCCAGATGGCGCGGGTGCGCTCGTGCAGGGCGGCACGGCTGAGCGTCCAGAAGCGCAGCACCTTGGCCAGGTCGTCCTGGATGTCCTGGGCACCCGGAAACCCTTCGTAACGCATCAGCAACCGGGCCGCATCCACCAGATCCGCATCGGTTGGTTCGGCGGCCGCCAGCAGCCGATCCACCACCACCCGATCGAGGGCATGGAGGGGATGGCTCTGGGGCTGGGGCGCATCGGCAGCGGCAGCGCCACCGGGAGAGGGCTGGGGCATGGGGGAGGAGGCAGGCGCGGGGTGCATGGCCGCGATCCCTAGGTTGGTCCCACTTTGGCGAAGGCCGCGTGGGCGGGTTCCGGCTCGATCTGATCAGGCGCTATCTGCGGCCCCACCGGCGCACCGTGCTGATCGGGGCGGCCGCCCTGGTGGTGGTGAACCTGCTGAGCGTGAGCATTCCGCTGCTGGTGCGCGGCGTGATCGACGACCTCCAGGACGGCTTCGCCCTGCGCGATGTGTACCTGCAGGCCGCCCTGATCATGGCCCTGGCCACGGCCATGGGCGCCGTGCGGCTCTATTCGAGGGTGCTGGTGTTCGGGGTGGGGCGCCAGGTGGAGGCCGACCTCAAGCAGCAGATCTTCGACCACCTGCTGCTGCAGGAGCCCGGCTGGGTGCAGAGCACCGGCAGCGGCGAGGTGATCAGCCGCGCCACCAGTGACGTGGAGAACGTGCGCCGCCTGCTCGGCTTCGCCGTGCTCAGCCTCACCAACACCGCCCTGGCCTACGCCCTCACCCTGCCGGCGATGCTGAGCATCGACCCCTGGCTGAGCCTGGCGGCCGTGGGGCTCTACCCGCTGATGCTGATCACGGTGCGCCTGTTCGGCGGCCGCATGATGCGCCAGCAGCGCCGCCAGCAGGAGGCCCTGGCCGGCCTGAGCGATCTGATCCAGGAAGACCTCTCCGGCATCAGCGCCATCAAGATCTACGGCCAGGAGGCCACCGAACAGGAGGCCTTCGCCTGGCGCAACCGCCTCTACCGCGATGCCGCCCTGGGCCTGGCCCGCACCCGCAGCACCCTCTTCCCCCTGCTGGAGGGCATCTCCTCGATCAGCCTGCTGCTGCTGCTGGCCCTGGGCAGTGGCCAGCTGGAGAGCGGCCGGCTCAGCATCGGCAACCTGGTGGCCCTGATCCTGTTCGTGGAGCGGCTGGTGTTCCCCACCGCCCTGCTGGGCTTCACCCTCAACACCTTCCAGACCGGGCAGGTGAGCCTGGAGCGGGTGGAGGACCTGCTGCGCCGCAAGCCCCTGGTGGAGTCGCCCCCCGATCCGGTGCCCTTCCGGGGCCGCGGACGCGGCGCCGTCGAGGCACGCGGCCTCACCGTGCGCTATCCGGGGGCCGTGCGGCCCGCCCTGGTGGACGTGAGCTTCCGGATCCGGCCCGGCGAGCTGGTGGCAGTGGTGGGGCCGGTGGGTTGCGGCAAGACATCCCTGGCCCGCGCCCTGGGCCGGATGGTGGAGGTGGACCCCGGCGAGCTCTGGATCGATGGCTACGACATCACCAGCCTGAGCCTCAGCGACCTGCGCCGGCAGGTGGCCCTGGTACCCCAGGAGGGCTACCTGTTCACCGCCAGCCTGGCCGACAACCTGCGCTACGGCGAACCCCAGGCGCCGCTGCAGGCGGTGGAGCAGGCCGCCCGCGACGCCCGGCTGGAGGGCGACATCAAGGCCTTCCCCGACGGCTACCGCACCCTGGTGGGCGAGCGGGGCATCACCCTCAGCGGCGGCCAGCGCCAGCGCACAGCCCTGGGCCGCGCCCTGCTGGTGGATGCGCCGCTGCTGGTGCTCGATGACGCCCTGGCCAGCGTGGACAACACCACCGCGGCCGAGATCCTGCGCACCATCCGCCGGGGGCAGCAGGGGGGCGGCGGCACCAGTGGGGTCACCGGTGGCGTCACCGACCGCACGATCCTGATGATCAGCCACCAGCTCTCGGCGGCGGCTGCCTGTGATCGGATCCTGGTGCTGGAGCAGGGCCGCCTGGTGCAGGAGGGCCATCACGACGCCCTGCTGGCCCAGCCCGGCACCTACCGGCGGCTGTGGGCCCGCGAACAGGCCTCCGAGCAGCTGCGCGCCGCCGGCTGAGGCCCGCTGCTCAGGGGTCAGGGGGTCTTGTCCAAACAGTTGTTGAGCACCACGGCCAGGTCCCCCGGAGCTGGCTTGAGTGGGGTGGGACCTTCTGCCCCTCGCCCCCACCCCGCCATGTCGTCCGCCAGCAGCCTGCAACCCCGGCTCGACACCCAGGCCTACGCCCTGCGTTGCACCCTCACCTTCGGGGACATCTACGGCCAGATCCTGATCTGGATGGCGGTGATCTTCGCCAGCCTGGCGGCGGGCCTGGCCCTGATGGGGGCCAGCAAACCGATCGTGGCCCTGGTGGGAGTGGGCCTGATCCTGGTGCTGTCGCTGCCGTTCCTGCTGTTCGCCTTCACCACCACCCTGCTCAACCACATCGCCCTGGAGCCGAGGCCGGCCGCCCCCTCACCCTGACTAGGCTGAAACCAGTTGCCTGAAGCCGTTGTTCGGCCTCTTCCAGAAGCCCGACTCCTCCACCAGCAGCCAGCAGCCGGGGGTCCAGCAGGAGCGGCTGCATGCCGTTCTGGGCACCCCCATTGACGCCCCCGCGGCCGACGGTCAGCAGGAGGTGTTCTTCGGCTGCGGCTGCTTCTGGGGAGCGGAGAAGGGGTTCTGGCGCCTGCCCGGGGTGGTCACCACCGCCGTGGGCTATGCCGGTGGCTCCCTCACAGACCCCAGCTACCAGCAGGTGTGCTCGGGCCGCAGCGGCCACAGCGAAGTGGTGCGGGTGGTGTGGGAGTCCAGCGCCATCGGCTTTGCCGACCTGCTCAAGCTCTTCTGGGAATGCCACGACCCCACCCAGGGCGATCGCCAGGGCAACGACCGCGGCTCCCAGTACCGCTCGGCCCTCTTCGTGACCAGCGCCGCGCAGCTGCAGCTGGCCGAGGCCAGCCGTGAGAGCTACCAGGCTCTGCTCAGCGCCGCCGGCCTGGGCACGATCACCACCGAACTGCGTCAGGACGTTCCCTTCTGGCCCGCCGAGACCTACCACCAGCAGTACCTGGCCAAACCCGGCAGCAGGCCCTACTGCTCGGCCCAGCCCACCGGCGTGCCGCTGGGGGC is a genomic window of Cyanobium sp. NS01 containing:
- the gatA gene encoding Asp-tRNA(Asn)/Glu-tRNA(Gln) amidotransferase subunit GatA, which translates into the protein MGIAEWRGQLERGEVSARELTDRHLARIDAVDGTVKAFLAVTAERARADADRVDAARAAGEPLPPLAGIPLAIKDNLCTAGIATTCSSRMLEGFVPPYESTVTERLWQAGAVLVGKTNLDEFAMGSSTETSAFGPSHNPWNPETVPGGSSGGSAAAVAAGECLGALGSDTGGSIRQPASFCGVVGLKPTYGRVSRYGLVAFASSLDQVGPFSRSVADAAELLQVIAGPDPRDSTCLRLPVPDYRAALQQPVAGLRVGIVRECLEAEGLAPEVKASVLEAAATLERQGCELVEVSCPRFNDGIATYYVIAPSEASANLARYDGVKYGYRAEGAANLAEMTARSRAEGFGDEVQRRILIGTYALSAGYVDAYYKKAQQVRTLIRRDFDRAFEAVDVLLTPTSPTTAFGFGAHTDDPLAMYLADLLTIPANMAGLPAISLPCGFDERGLPIGVQLITNVLEEGLLLQVAHHYELAARVMERRPEAALAV
- a CDS encoding DUF1816 domain-containing protein, producing the protein MNLLLWPLRSCANGLGLAWWGRVRTQSPEVTYWFGPFLRRSSLEARLPAFVADLQAEAPGSLDVQLLRLRRGEPLTEVG
- the rlmB gene encoding 23S rRNA (guanosine(2251)-2'-O)-methyltransferase RlmB; the protein is MSPRFDRRPDKRTGSGGRGAARPGRDGGRLYGRDRERSKGGSREGPREGSRPGRDDAAEGRSRAADSGWERARPAAARRLGGPRSQGERSSFSRRSPDRPGSAGRSSWNREGPPRDGAAAGGSRDWSRPPARRESSSRGPARSYSGPRRPGSSERPARVVAVDADQARPLPEAERHGEDRTPDDLIWGRHPAQAALEGGRPVHRIWCTPELRFSPRFLQLLREAKASGVLVEEVTWARLGQLTGGAVHQGIVLQVAAAETLDLTSLIEGCRTVGEPPLLMALDGITDPHNLGAIARSAEALGAHGMVLPQRRSAGLTGSVAKVAAGALEHLPVARVVNLNRALETLKEEGYRVVGLASEGTVSLEQADLEGPLVIVTGSESDGLAMLTRKHCDQLVSIPLRGATPSLNASVATAMLLYEVARRGWMQGLKGGQPAPRLRRPQLPVPQPLAEAQPSALDATPAEEQALEWVAPEATEPQELSAALPEALSEVSSVLESEGLIQADSVEQPEVLSEPSSGPQPMAEPSSEPPERPVPELPQATPELVQADASPRSDPAFGSDITL
- a CDS encoding ribonuclease III domain-containing protein; the protein is MADLQARPPDSDLGPLQLAWLGDAVWELHQRLERCRTPGRARDLHRQVVDEVRAEAQARLLAKLEPRLTPAEADLVRRARNRAGRGPRGSDPATYARATGFEALLGWLFLHDPARLVVLLDHLQHHNP
- a CDS encoding STAS domain-containing protein; the protein is MSLRGGFEQQARCQLFRFTGQLDAYSDKQFGTFIAEHRSPGQPLVVDLSSIDFIDSSGLGALVQLAKQCNTDKQQFLVVGNARVVQTVKLVRLEEFLHLQPDLPTALERLAP
- the carA gene encoding glutamine-hydrolyzing carbamoyl-phosphate synthase small subunit, encoding MTASPRAALLVLADGTLLRGEAFGAVGTAIGEVVFNTGMTGYQEVMTDPSYSGQLVTFTYPELGNTGVNAADQEAPRPHVRGVIARQLAPVASNWRAEASLDSWLQQHGVVGIRGVDTRALVRHLREGGAINGAISSDGRSAQELLAKITAAPSMEGLDLASRVSTPEPYTWTSTCQAGFDERLQPSPDQRYRVVAIDFGIKRAILDRLVAHGCDVTVLPSSSTLEQVLAHRPEGVFLSNGPGDPAAVTTGVELVTGLLKQADLPLFGICMGHQILALALGGRSFKLGYGHRGLNHPCGSPGQVEITSQNHGFAIAADSLPPERVSITHLNLNDGTLAALALRDQPVFGIQYHPEASPGPHDADHHFGRFAGLMAERRA
- the trpD gene encoding anthranilate phosphoribosyltransferase; this encodes MAATPPPASPSSGSAASGSPAAWSALLEQLLAGEALSAQQATALMRGWLDEQIPAVLTGALLAALRAKGVEAEELAAMAEVLLEACALQLPRPALALVDTCGTGGDGADSFNISTAVAFVAAACGAAVAKHGNRSASGRVGSADVLEALGIHLQAPQEQVLAALPRAGLTFLFAPGWHPALVGLAPLRRSLGVRTVFNLLGPLVNPLRPQAQVLGVARADLLDPMAGALARLGLRRAVVVHGAGGLDEASLAGVNDLRLVEDGQVRHEWLDPEALGMASAPITALAGGDLATNRAILEAVLQGRGSQPQRDVVVLNAALVLWAAGLSETPAAGCEPARRALADGAAWRSLEALQEALAPG
- a CDS encoding DUF3288 family protein produces the protein MPQPSPGGAAAADAPQPQSHPLHALDRVVVDRLLAAAEPTDADLVDAARLLMRYEGFPGAQDIQDDLAKVLRFWTLSRAALHERTRAIWAADFRPSPSGGEAVGSGFDTSAQES
- a CDS encoding ABC transporter ATP-binding protein; this encodes MGGFRLDLIRRYLRPHRRTVLIGAAALVVVNLLSVSIPLLVRGVIDDLQDGFALRDVYLQAALIMALATAMGAVRLYSRVLVFGVGRQVEADLKQQIFDHLLLQEPGWVQSTGSGEVISRATSDVENVRRLLGFAVLSLTNTALAYALTLPAMLSIDPWLSLAAVGLYPLMLITVRLFGGRMMRQQRRQQEALAGLSDLIQEDLSGISAIKIYGQEATEQEAFAWRNRLYRDAALGLARTRSTLFPLLEGISSISLLLLLALGSGQLESGRLSIGNLVALILFVERLVFPTALLGFTLNTFQTGQVSLERVEDLLRRKPLVESPPDPVPFRGRGRGAVEARGLTVRYPGAVRPALVDVSFRIRPGELVAVVGPVGCGKTSLARALGRMVEVDPGELWIDGYDITSLSLSDLRRQVALVPQEGYLFTASLADNLRYGEPQAPLQAVEQAARDARLEGDIKAFPDGYRTLVGERGITLSGGQRQRTALGRALLVDAPLLVLDDALASVDNTTAAEILRTIRRGQQGGGGTSGVTGGVTDRTILMISHQLSAAAACDRILVLEQGRLVQEGHHDALLAQPGTYRRLWAREQASEQLRAAG
- the msrA gene encoding peptide-methionine (S)-S-oxide reductase MsrA — encoded protein: MFGLFQKPDSSTSSQQPGVQQERLHAVLGTPIDAPAADGQQEVFFGCGCFWGAEKGFWRLPGVVTTAVGYAGGSLTDPSYQQVCSGRSGHSEVVRVVWESSAIGFADLLKLFWECHDPTQGDRQGNDRGSQYRSALFVTSAAQLQLAEASRESYQALLSAAGLGTITTELRQDVPFWPAETYHQQYLAKPGSRPYCSAQPTGVPLGAFVDADYRLDPRVWQAYDWSISHCVLRGDNAPIRLD